A window of Komagataella phaffii GS115 chromosome 1, complete sequence contains these coding sequences:
- a CDS encoding Pantothenate kinase (ATP:D-pantothenate 4'-phosphotransferase, EC 2.7.1.33) → MSYSSNHLSNSISLNVKGTHIIDEKDDSQLVSTNDIALPNQKPLNHVGIDIGGSLTKIVYSSKLENGGKLNFESIETSKVEQIIDRLKEVLKLHYGFDPDSDSGEQNEVIIMATGGGAFKYNQLLLDEIKCPVVKTDEMQSLIVGLDFLITRIPDEIFTIDEHFSYNSVQCLEDPNIYPYLLVNIGSGVSMIKVTANNTFTRVSGSSVGGGTLWGLLSILTAANDFDEMLALAQDGNNENVDLLVGDIYGRGYNKIGLSADAIAASMGKAFKKVTADVKIPEDASAEEIRARRLERLLAFDQKDIAKSLLFAISNNIGQIAFLEAQRCGISKIFFAGSYIRNHPQTVKTLSYAVKFWSNNQQSAYFLRHEGYLGSLGAFLSKRASDDAQ, encoded by the coding sequence ATGAGTTATAGCAGTAACCATCTGAGTAACTCAATCAGTCTCAATGTTAAAGGAACACATataattgatgaaaaagacGATTCACAGCTTGTTTCCACAAATGACATAGCTTTACCCAACCAGAAGCCTTTGAATCATGTTGGAATTGATATTGGCGGATCTTTAACCAAAATTGTCTATTCAAGTAAGCTGGAGAACGGGGGAAAACTAAACTTTGAGAGTATTGAAACTAGCAAAGTAGAGCAGATAATTGATAGACTCAAGGAAGTACTCAAACTTCACTATGGCTTCGACCCTGATAGTGACAGTGGCGAACAAAACGAGGTTATAATCATGGCTACTGGAGGTGGCGCGTTCAAATATAACCAGTTGCTGTTGGATGAAATCAAGTGTCCCGTTGTTAAGACTGATGAAATGCAAAGTCTCATAGTGGGATTGGATTTTCTAATCACCCGTATCCCGGATGAGATCTTTACGATCGATGAACACTTTTCTTACAATTCGGTCCAATGTCTGGAAGACCCAAACATTTATCCATACCTACTGGTAAACATAGGTTCAGGAGTGTCCATGATTAAAGTTACGGCCAACAACACGTTCACCCGTGTGAGCGGCTCATCGGTCGGAGGAGGGACACTGTGGGGTCTTCTATCAATCTTAACTGCTGCAAACgactttgatgaaatgCTGGCTCTAGCTCAAGATGGTAATAACGAAAATGTCGATCTACTGGTAGGTGACATCTATGGTCGTGGATATAATAAGATTGGTCTCAGTGCTGACGCCATTGCAGCTTCTATGGGAAAAGCCTTCAAGAAAGTCACTGCTGATGTCAAGATACCAGAAGATGCTTCTGCAGAAGAGATACGCGCTCGACGTTTAGAAAGGTTACTTGCATTTGATCAGAAAGATATTGCCAAATCACTATTGTTTGCAATTTCAAACAACATCGGCCAAATAGCTTTCCTGGAAGCTCAACGATGTGgaatatcaaagattttctttgCAGGCTCATACATCCGAAACCACCCTCAAACAGTCAAGACCCTGAGCTACGCTGTAAAGTTTTGGTCTAACAATCAACAATCTGCGTACTTCTTGCGGCATGAGGGATATCTGGGCAGTCTTGGTGCATTTTTATCAAAGCGGGCATCTGATGATGCCCAATAG